A single window of Nicotiana tomentosiformis chromosome 1, ASM39032v3, whole genome shotgun sequence DNA harbors:
- the LOC104117124 gene encoding uncharacterized protein, translating into MESLFANYASSDEDDEQESQQDKHQQKQVQSSNSSNPSVFSSSLPPTKSSFSLPPPKSQSKTSPNLTTPSAVKPLNEKQHFEEEDEIPDKPSSFFSSLPQPNKSTPSSSSLFSVLPPPKTTPLSSSDPKPKKRVVQFKPPANPFSVKSNNSVDEDEDDDDEGEKEKQRKRSESFTQTPSVKSFLSSIPAPKNSTSLGVLGSGSGRRSTIEADVPVPNSATSNTQSEVLVSSNTGYNESQQVDGSLESSMGGIGGPTEYSASLGVAGDYSSNWGAHGYVNPESCANDGTSGYENYPGYESNSGTYTGYEQYDHKWTDGSSTTAAAAAITETAEVALTLPGKRGRKDAPQKFVEVNQDELMKNRPREDQSRLTGIAFGPSYQPVSSKGKPSKLLKRKHQISTLYFDMKQKEMELQERRARGMLTKAQTQGKYGW; encoded by the exons ATGGAATCTTTGTTTGCAAACTATGCTTCTTCtgatgaagatgatgaacaaGAGTCGCAGCAAGATAAGCATCAACAAAAACAAGTACAGAGCTCGAATTCTTCAAACCCTAGCGTATTTTCCTCATCTCTTCCTCCCACAAAATCTTCTTTTTCACTTCCCCcaccaaaatctcaatcaaaaacTTCACCCAACTTAACCACTCCCTCAGCTGTAAAGCCTCTTAATGAGAAACAACattttgaagaagaagatgaaattccTGATAAACCCTCATCGTTTTTCTCTTCTCTTCCTCAACCTAATAAATCCacaccttcttcttcttcgctTTTCTCTGTCCTTCCTCCGCCCAAAACCACTCCTTTGTCTTCGTCGGATCCTAAACCTAAAAAAAGGGTTGTTCAGTTCAAGCCTCCTGCCAACCCTTTTTCTGTCAAGTCTAATAATAGTGTAGATGAAGatgaggatgatgatgatgaggggGAGAAGGAGAAGCAGAGAAAAAGGTCTGAATCTTTTACTCAAACACCTTCAGTTAAGTCATTTTTGTCGAGCATTCCTGCTCCAAAAAACTCGACCTCGTTGGGTGTTTTAGGTTCGGGTTCTGGAAGAAGATCCACCATCGAAGCAGATGTCCCTGTTCCTAATTCAGCTACCTCAAATACTCAGAGCGAAGTTCTAGTTAGTTCAAATACAGGTTACAATGAGAGCCAACAAGTTGATGGATCTTTAGAGAGTTCAATGGGAGGTATTGGCGGTCCCACAGAATACAGTGCTAGTTTGGGTGTTGCAGGCGATTACTCCTCCAATTGGGGTGCACATGGTTATGTCAACCCTGAAAGCTGTGCTAATGATGGGACTAGTGGTTATGAGAATTATCCTGGCTATGAAAGCAATAGTGGGACTTACACTGGCTATGAACAGTATGATCATAAATGGACTGATGGGTCTAGTacaacagcagcagcagcagcaattACCGAGACGGCTGAAGTTGCATTGACATTGCCTGGGAAGAGAGGCAGGAAAGATGCTCCACAGAAATTTGTTGAGGTGAACCAGGATGAGTTGATGAAGAATCGGCCTAGGGAAGACCAGTCAAGGCTTACTGGAATTGCTTTTGGGCCATCGTACCAG CCTGTTTCAAGCAAGGGAAAGCCTTCTAAGCTGCTCAAAAGAAAGCATCAAATAAGTACTTTGTACTTTGACATGAAACAAAAAGAAATGGAGCTGCAAGAGCGACGTGCCAGGGGGATGCTGACAAAAGCTCAAACTCAGGGGAAGTATGGTTGGTGA